The Verrucomicrobiota bacterium region GTCCTTACTTTCCTTGACGGCAGCATCAGGCAGGCCGACAACGACGATAATACCACTTTCCCCGAATCCGGCATTCACCTCGACTTCGACCTGTTCAGCCTCCACCCCTGTGACGGAAGCACTAAAGACTTTTGAAAGCATGGGATGATGCATAAACCAAAAAAAATATATATCAACTACTCCGATGTAGAAAAGAACCGGAAAAAGCTTTTGCCAAAGGGATTTTTCAGGATAACTATATAAGAACCATCCAAATATGAGTGAACGCGGAAAAATCCTATTAATCGACGACGACCGAATCATCGGCAGTGTGTACTCCCGTAAACTTTCTGAAGCGGGATATGATGTCCGGGTCGAGCGTGACGGTGAAGGAGCCCAAAAAGCCTTTGAAGAATATGTGGCTGACCTGTTTATTGTGGATATAGGGCTGCCAGATGTAAACGGGCTGGAAATCCTGCGGGCCATACGAGCCGTGCCGGAATATATCGGGGCTCCCGTGATTGTATTTTCTAATAGCCTCATGTTTGAGGATATCGAATCGGCCATGGAGCTCGGGGCCACCGAGATCATCGACAAATCGACTTGTCCCCCCGCCATGATGATCGAAAAAATCAACCGCCTTTTTAACCGGGTCCGGGAGCGTTCAGCCCAAACCACTGACCCTGCGGCGAGTCCGGAATATGCCGTCACATCCACCGACCATGAAATCCAGCAAGCTTTCCTGGAGTCGATCCCGCCTGTCATTCTCCGTATCAGTAAAACGGTGCGCGAACTCTCCCGCAGCGGCGGAAATAAAGAGCACCTCCTTCCCATCTATAATTTCATCCATCCCGTGGCTTGTAATGCCGGGAGTGCCGGATTCTCCCGAGTGGGCCGTCTGTCTGAGGCCATTGAGTCCTTTGTGAAATCCCTTTATGAAAAACCTGTCGCGGTAAGCTCTTCGGCGGTCCGTACCCTCGCCCAGGCTGTGGATGTGCTTTCTATGATTTTTTCCGACGAGAAAATCCAGATTCATCAGGTACTCTTTTCCCCGAAAGTCCTCATCGTCGAGGACGACCGGATAGCGGCAAAACTCGCCTGTAAATTCCTCGAGAAAATCCATATCAGTAATCTCGCTCTCGAAAGTGCGGAAACAGCCTTAGATATCCTGGACACTAATCACTTTGATCTGATCCTGCTTGATGCCGAGCTGCCCGGTATGTCCGGGGATGACATGTGCCGCCTGCTCCGTCAAAAACCGGCATACGCCGACACCCCCGTTATCTTTGTGACCTCCCTGTCAGATTTTGATTTCCGGGCCAAATCCGTCCTTTCCGGTGGGAATGACCTCCTCGGTAAACCGTATATCCCCATGGAGCTGGCGGTCAAAGTCCTCACTTATATACTCAAATCTGAATTCTTCTCGCCTAAAGTGTAGCAGGGATGGAATAATTTTCCCTTGCCAGAAAACAGGTTTGCGTTTTGTGTCGATCTTTCAATAAAAGAAATATGAATGATATATTAGTCATAGGCCACCGTAACCCCGATGCTGATGCGATTTGTTCGGCCATTGGTTATGCCGATTTCAAACGCCGTATCGGAATGGAAAATGTCGTCGCTGCCCGTTGCGGGGATACAAATGCCCGGATTGACTTTATCCTGAATTATTTCCAGCAACCGGTCCCCCAATTTGTCGCGGATATCAGCCCAAATGTGTCCGATATTATGAAGGTCAATGTCGAGTATGCCGGGCCGGAATCCACGGCATTTGAGGTCTTGAGCCTGATGGACGAGAAAAACCTGCGCGCCCTCCCCATCGTGGACAAGGAAATGAAGGTCAAAGGCATCCTCTCAGTTTTTAAACTTTCCCATTATTATATGCCTTCACAAAAGCGCCTCTTGGACAGCCGTAAAGTCCGCGCTTCAGTGAATAATATCCTCAAAACCCTTTCAGCAAAACCGGTTTGCCTCGTGAATGAAGACAAGGAGGAAGACCTTTTCCTCATGATCGCCGCCATGGAGGCTGAGACTTTCTCCAAGAGATTTAAATCCTACGATCCGACCAAAGTCGTCATCATTGTCGGGGACCGTGTGGATATCCAATTCGCCGCCATCCGCCAGGAAGTCCGTCTGATCGTCGTCACTGGGAATCTCGAGATCGACGAACACATCATCGAGATGGCTAAACAAAAAAATGTCAGCATCCTCGTCACCCCCCATGATTCCGCGACGACATCGACATTGATCCGCGCCTCAGTGGGGATTGACGACATGATGGATCAGGACTTCCTCTCCTTCCGTGCCGGTGCAGACTTAGAGCAATGCCGGGCGGAGGCCTCGAATACAAACCAGAATGTCTTCCCTGTGACCGACGAGGGTGGACGCATGATCGGTATTTTCTCCAAATCCGACTTCCTCCAGCCGGTGGACAAACAAATCATCTTGGTCGACCACAACGAAATGTCCCAAGCCGTCCGGGGTGCCAACCACGCCACGATCTTAGAAATCATCGACCACCATAAAATCGGTGTCGTCGCGACGAATCAACCCATCCTTTTCCTGAATATCCCTTGGGGCTCGACTTCGACCATTGTCGCAGATCAATATTTAAAATACAACATCGATATCCCCTCACAAATCGCCGGGGTACTCATGAGCGGACTCATCTCCGACACCTTAAATCTCCGTTCCCCGACGACCACCTCCCGTGACGTAGAAATCCTCAAGCACCTCAGTAACCGCGCCGGCATCTCCGCCGATGCGCTGGCTGAAAAACTCTTTTCATCAGGCTCCATCCTCAGCGTGCGCACGGCCGCCCAATCCATCACCTCCGACTGTAAGGAGTACGGCGACCGCGGATTTAAATTCAGCGTGTCACAGGTTGAGGAACTCGGCTTTACCAAATTCTTCGAGAAAAAGGATGAGCTCCTGCTGGAGCTGGATAACTACGCGCGGCAGAATAATTACCTTTTCTCGTCATTAATGGTCACCGATATCAATACAAACTCGTCCTACCTCCTCGTCCGGGGTAGCGAAAACTTCATTAATACCATCGACTACGAAAAGACCGAACATTACATCTTTGACATGCCTGGGGTGGTCTCGCGCAAAAAACAACTCCTGCCTTACCTTTTGCGTTGCCTTAATAACGACAAGTTTAAACTGGAAGGTTAAATATATGACACAGGCTAAAATCGGATTTATCGGATGTGGACGCATGGCCCAGGCCTTGATCCTTGGGCTCCTCGAAAAGAAAGTATTTGCCCCTTCTGAAATCGGTGCCACCGATGTCTCCATGGACACATTAGAACCCTTCGCCCGCCAGACAGGGATCACGGTGCATGCGGACAACCAATCCTTGATCAAGCGACACGACCATCTCCTACTGGCGATCAAACCTCAGAATTATGCCTCTTTTGCGGGAGAAAATAAAAAGTTCTTCTCAGACGGGAAACTCCTCGTCTCCATCGTCACCGGTATCAGCCTCTCACGCCTCTCCGAGCTGAGCCCGCACAGTGTCCGGGTCATGCCAAATACCCCCGCCCTTGT contains the following coding sequences:
- a CDS encoding response regulator gives rise to the protein MSERGKILLIDDDRIIGSVYSRKLSEAGYDVRVERDGEGAQKAFEEYVADLFIVDIGLPDVNGLEILRAIRAVPEYIGAPVIVFSNSLMFEDIESAMELGATEIIDKSTCPPAMMIEKINRLFNRVRERSAQTTDPAASPEYAVTSTDHEIQQAFLESIPPVILRISKTVRELSRSGGNKEHLLPIYNFIHPVACNAGSAGFSRVGRLSEAIESFVKSLYEKPVAVSSSAVRTLAQAVDVLSMIFSDEKIQIHQVLFSPKVLIVEDDRIAAKLACKFLEKIHISNLALESAETALDILDTNHFDLILLDAELPGMSGDDMCRLLRQKPAYADTPVIFVTSLSDFDFRAKSVLSGGNDLLGKPYIPMELAVKVLTYILKSEFFSPKV
- a CDS encoding pyrroline-5-carboxylate reductase, with product MTQAKIGFIGCGRMAQALILGLLEKKVFAPSEIGATDVSMDTLEPFARQTGITVHADNQSLIKRHDHLLLAIKPQNYASFAGENKKFFSDGKLLVSIVTGISLSRLSELSPHSVRVMPNTPALVGAGAAGFCVTASVSPEQIAFTQQIFQSVGIAEQVEESMMDAVTGLSGSGPAYIYLII
- a CDS encoding putative manganese-dependent inorganic diphosphatase, whose protein sequence is MNDILVIGHRNPDADAICSAIGYADFKRRIGMENVVAARCGDTNARIDFILNYFQQPVPQFVADISPNVSDIMKVNVEYAGPESTAFEVLSLMDEKNLRALPIVDKEMKVKGILSVFKLSHYYMPSQKRLLDSRKVRASVNNILKTLSAKPVCLVNEDKEEDLFLMIAAMEAETFSKRFKSYDPTKVVIIVGDRVDIQFAAIRQEVRLIVVTGNLEIDEHIIEMAKQKNVSILVTPHDSATTSTLIRASVGIDDMMDQDFLSFRAGADLEQCRAEASNTNQNVFPVTDEGGRMIGIFSKSDFLQPVDKQIILVDHNEMSQAVRGANHATILEIIDHHKIGVVATNQPILFLNIPWGSTSTIVADQYLKYNIDIPSQIAGVLMSGLISDTLNLRSPTTTSRDVEILKHLSNRAGISADALAEKLFSSGSILSVRTAAQSITSDCKEYGDRGFKFSVSQVEELGFTKFFEKKDELLLELDNYARQNNYLFSSLMVTDINTNSSYLLVRGSENFINTIDYEKTEHYIFDMPGVVSRKKQLLPYLLRCLNNDKFKLEG